The DNA window GCCGACGATGCTGCCTGCAGGTCGATGACCTGCTCGGCCAGCAGCAGGTCGTTATTAAATCCCTTCGCGGATTGGGCAAAATCAAAGGCGTTTCCGGCGGTGCCATTATGGGCGACGGCCAAATCAGCTTGATTCTCGACGTACCGGGGCTCCTCGAATTGGCCCAGGACCCCGATGCAAATCTGTGAGGTGAGCCTATGACTTTAATCCAGCCTATCTTGGACGAATTGGTTCTGACGGATGAGCAGTTTGCACGGATTTGCCGAATGGTTTATGAGCACTGCGGCATCAATCTCCACGAGGGCAAAAAGGAGCTCGTCCGCGCCCGCCTGGCCAAAATGCTTCGAAAATACCATATGAAATCCTACGACGAATACATCGATTTCGTCCTGCAGGATGTCGGCGGAAAAACGTTCTACGAAATGATCGACCAAATCAGCACCAACCTGACCAGTTTTTTCCGCGAACCCAAACACTTTGAATACCTCACACAGAAGTTTCTGCCGGAACTGATTGCCAAAAAGCAGAAAATCGGCCGCCTCCGAATCCGCGCCTGGAGCGCTGGATGTTCCTCCGGCGAAGAACCTTATTCGATGGCCATCACCCTGCTCGAATCCCTCCCCAAAAATCAGACCTGGGATGTGCGGATTCTGGCCACGGATATCTCTACACGCGTCCTTCAGACGGCTCAGCAGGGGCTCTACGAAGCCCAGCGTGTCGCTGCCGTCTCCGCCGACCTCAAACGACGCTACTTAATCCCGCGAAAAGAAAGAAACGGAGAGATGTACTACGAAGTCGCCTCTGCTGCCCGAAACATTCTTACGTTCAAGTACCTGAACCTGATGGACCCCTGGCCGTTTCGAGGCCCTTTTGATTTCATCTTCTGCCGAAATGTAATGATTTACTTTGACAAACCTACCCAAGAAAAACTCGTCAACCGTTTCTGGGATATCCTCGATGTCGACGGGCATTTCTTCACCGGCCATTCCGAGTCCCTGACCGGAATCCGCCATTCCTTCTCTTACGTACAGCCGACTATCTATAGGAAACAATGATGCTCACAGCTGTGAAAAAGAAAAACATCGTCGTGCAAGTCTCGGACGCCCGCATCTCTGCCGACTTGGATTCGGTCCTCGTGACCTACTCGCTCGGTTCCTGCGTCGCCGTCACCCTCTATGACCCCGCCGTCCCAATCGGCGGCATGATTCATTATCAGCTGCCGGAATCCTCTATGGACGCCGCCCGAGCCCAGCTCGAACCGTTCATGTTCTGCGATACCGGGATGGATGTTCTCATCCAGAATCTGCTCCGATACGGCGCCGACAAACGCCGTTTGATTGTCAAGGCCGCCGGAGGAGCGGCCATGAAAACCGGTCCGCAGGGGTTTGATATCGGAAAACGCAATTTTCTGGCTTTGCGAAAAGCCCTCTGGAAATACAGCCTGCTGCTGAAAGGTCAGGATGTCGGCGGCGATCAGCCCCGCAACTTTTACCTGCATCTGGATGACGGCACCGTCATTGTCAAAACCGGCGGAATTGAAAAAATCTTGTAAAAGGAGCTTAAAAATGCCTCCGGCTGCTACGGAAACGACCAAGGTTTTGATTGTCGATGATTCCGCGATTGTCCGAAAAATCCTCAGCACCCAGCTGGGAGCCCATCCGTCGATTGAAGTGATTGCCACCGCTCCCGACCCCTATATCGCCCGCGACAAAATCGTCCAGCTCAACCCCGATGTGCTGATTCTGGACGTCGAAATGCCCCGAATGGACGGCGTCACCTTCCTGAAGAAACTGATGAAGCATCATCCGATGCCGGTCATTATTTTCAGTTCTTTGACGCCGCAGGGCAGCAAAACCGCCATCGAAGCCCTCGCCTCGGGTGCCGTTGAAGTCCTGGCAAAACCGGGGCCGTCCTATTCCGTCGGCGATGCCTGTAAACATCTTTGCGAAACCATTCTGGCCATTCCCAAAGGCCGTTATCCCAAACCCGTTGCGACACAGGCCGAGCCGGTAAAACCTCTCGAATCCGCCTCGATGCTCGAGACTACAAACAAAATCCTGGCCATCGGCGCCTCCACAGGCGGGGTACAGGCCCTCACCTGCGTCCTGTCCGCTCTCCCGCCGGATTGTCCGGGAACCGTCGTCGTTCAGCATATGCCCGCCCAATTCACCCGTTCCTTCGCGGAGCGGCTCAACAGCGAATGCAAAGTCCAGGTCAAAGAAGCCGCGGACGGCGACTCCGTCATCCCCGGCAGAGTCCTCATCGCCCCCGGCGGCTATCACATGGTTCTCCAGCGTTCCGGTGCCAATTACTACGTCTCCATCAAAGACGGACCCGCCGTCTGTCATCAGAAGCCCAGCGTCGAAGTCCTCTTCAACTCCGTCGCCAAATATGCCGGCCCCAACGCCGTCGGCGCCATCCTCACCGGCATGGGCAATGACGGCGCCAAGGGACTGTTGGCCATGAGACAGGCCGGCGCCCACACCATCGCACAGGATGAGGCCACCTGCATCGTCTTTGGAATGCCTAAGGAAGCCATCAAACTGGATGCCGCCGAGGTCGTTTTGCCGCTCGACAAAATCGCCTCTGCATTGATTCAGTACGCGCAAAATTAAGACAGAAAAAAAAACTTGCAGCCCCCCTTCTCGGCCGGTATATACAATTCCTGTTTCGAGATAGAACAAGTCGAAAAAACAGGAATCTGCTGATGGCGATTGAAATTCTTTTGCCTCGTTTAGGTCGGACAATGGAACAGGCCGTCATTGTGGCCGTCCATGTCCAGGTTGGACAAAAAGTCAGCAAAGGCCAGGTCCTGGCCGATATCGAAACGGACAAGGCGGCCATGCAGATTGAATCCCCCGCCGATGGAACCATACGCGCCGTTCTCGTCGAACCGCCGGTTACTCTGCCGGTGGATACCCCTCTCTTTGTGCTCACCGAAGACGGACGACCCATCGACCCTGAACGGCTGGAAAAACTCAAACAGCAGGTCCAAACCGCCCGCGAAAGGGTCCTCGAACCCGCTGCTCCCCTTGCCCATTCCGTTTCTCCTGCAGACCTCCTGCGGATTCCGGAAGCCCCCTCCCTCATCAGACCCCAGGAAGCCGTGAAGGCCTTTCAGACTTCCGGTGCCGTTGCGCCTGCCCAGTTCAAACCCGGCAAAAAAGTCCCTTTTACACGCTGGCAGGCCGTCGTAGCCCAAAGAATGCTCCTTTCCAAACGTCAAATCCCCTGCTTTTACCTGAATCTGCAGGTCGACGTGACAGAATTGGCTCAATTGCGGGATACCCTCAAGCAAAAGGGCAACAACCTGTCTTATAACGACTTTCTCCTCAAAGCCGCCGCCGTTTCCCTGCGGCGATACCCCATTTTAACAGGTCGTCTGGGGACAGATACCATTGAGCTGGCCCCCCAAATCGATATCGGACTGGCTGTTGCCTCCGAACAGGGGGTTGTCGCACCGGTCCTGCGGGCGGTGGATACCCTGTCTTTGCCCCAGATTTCCGCCGCCGTTGAAGATCTGGTCACCCGAGCACGCCGAAACGCCCTGCGCCCTGAAGACCTCGACGGCGGTTCGATGACCGTCAGCAATCTGGGCGGCTACGGTATCGACTCCTTTATCCCAATCGTTATCCCCGGTCAGACGTCCATTTTGGGCGTCGGACGAATCCGCGAACAATGCGTCCCCGACGGGAACCAAATCCAAATCCGAAAACGAATGACCCTCACCCTCTCGGTAGATCACCGCATCGTCAACGGTGCAGAAGCCGCCCAGTTTCTTGACCATATCAAAAAACTGCTCGAACACCCCCAGGAACTGCTCGACAACCCTTAAACACCCCCGCCCCAGCCCGGGAAAATCCCCAGCAGACCCCGGCGAATCATCATCACGGCAATCGCCGCCAGAATCAGACTGGCCACTTTGGAAAGTGCCTGCGAGCCCGTTGACCCCAGCAGCCGATTCCAGAACTCCGCCGTCAGCAAAATCCCGACCGCCAGCACCAGATTCAGCAGCACCGCCGCCAGCGTTGCCGCCAGCCCGTGCACATCCACCAGCATCAGACTGGTCGTCAGTACCGCCGGCCCCACAATCAGCGGCACCCCCAGCGGAACAGCCCCCAGCGTATCCACCCGACGGGCAAACTTGGTCCCCGAAGTCAAATCCAGGGTCGCTATAATAAACAGCAGCGCCCCGCCGGCCACCATAAAATCAGAAACGCTGATGCCCAAAAAACGAAAAATACCTTTGCCCAAAAAGATGAATCCCACCGCCACCGACAGCGCTGTAAAAAAGGAATGTTTAACAACCCGACGGCGTTCCGCAGGCGAAACCCCTTCAACAAGCCCCATATAAATCGGCAATATCCCCATCGCATCGACCGCGACAAACAGCGGAACAAAGACCATCCAGAAATCACGCATACACTCCCTTTCGCGATTCCCTGCTCCCTGAGCTTATCCCAGTTTCCGCGGCCCTTTGGTTTTCGCCTTCCAAACCGGCTTCGGGCCGTTTGAGTATAAAAAAACCTGCCCGCTTTTCCGCAGGCAGGTTGGAATCCTCAACCCCGTTTCACCAGGCCCGTTTACGCCTCAATCCGCTCAATCACAACCTGCTGATATTTCTGCCGATGTCCGATTTTCTTCTTGGAGTTCTTGCGGCGGCGGAAATACATCGGATACAGCTTGGGCCCTTTGACCACCGACTCTTCGGCTGTCCCCTGGAAACGGGCCGTCACTTTAGCCCCCTTCACATACGGTTCGCCGATTCGAATCGAATCCCCATCCCGCACCAGCAGCACCTTGTCCAGCTGAATCGTCTGAGCGTCCGCCGGTGCATCCGTCAGCTCAATCCGAAGCATATCTCCCTGAACGACCTTATATTGCTTGCCGCCTTGTTCGATAATCGCGTACATTGTCTTCCTCATCTCTTAAAAAACTTTGTCCAATCCCAAACCTATAAGAGTCAGGTATTGTAGATTTTTTTAATCTTCTTGTAAAGTCTTTTTTGCCGGCAATTTTAAAAAACGTAACCCCTTGTCCAAAAAGACGTTGCCGCACAACGCCTCTTCCGCTTCGTCTGCCGGCTGATTGGAAATCTTATCCATTGCCAAAGAACCGCCGATATTCTATGATACCCCTTTTACAAAAATCGACCGGAGAATCGGATATGGAACTGGCTGTTCTGAATGAAAACCTGCTGCCGCTCACCGAAGTCCCGCTGGACAAAATGGACCGCGGGCTGTTCTTCGGAGACGGCGTCTATGAAGTGCTCCGCAGCTACCACGGACGCATCTTTGCCCTCGAAGAGCATCTGGCCCGCTTTGAACGAAGCGCTGTCGAAATCCAGCTGGGCGGTTTCGACATCGCCCAAATCCGCTCGCGTATCCTCGAGGCCTTCGAAAAAGCCAGCTTCCGGACCGCCAAAATCTATTTTCACCTCACCCGCGGCTGCGAACTCCGCGAACACCTGCCCGGCCCGAATCTCAAACCCTCCTTCTTTCTGACCGTTCAGGAGCTCCACGACGACCCGAAAAAAAAGGAGCACGGCATCCGCGTCTGCACCCATCCGGACCTGCGATGGAAGCGATGCGACATCAAGTCTCTTAATCTGCTCCCGAATGTCCTGGCCCGCATGGAGGCCGACCGAAAAGGATGCACCGAAGCCGTTCTGGTCAATGACCAGGGGGTGATTACGGAGGGGGCGGGTTCGGCCTTCTTTGCCGTCAACGGCAAAGAAAAAACTCTTTATACCCATCCCCTCGGCCCTCAAATCCTGCCTTCTATCACCCGAGCCGTGGTCCTTCGAATCGCCCGCGATGCCGGGCTGACACCTGTCGAGCAGGCCGTCACGCCGCAGCAGGCCGCCCACATGGACGAGCTGTTCCTGGCCGTAACCACCAAAGACATCCTGCCGATTACGCAGTTTGACGGAAACCCCGTCGGAACAGGCCGACCCGGCCCCTGCACCGCCGCCCTTGTCAAAAAGTTCCAGGAATACGTCGCCGCCTACGCCCAGCGTCCTTAAGAACAGGGTCGCTGTTCTATCTGCTCAGGCTCACAGACCCGATTCGGCCAATCCCTGCTCCCTGACAACGGATGACTGACCACTGACAACTGATAACTGATAACTGATGACTGATAACTGATAACTGATGACTGATGACTGATAACTGATGACGACGACTGACGTCTTCCTTGTCCTTCCCGCTTCCCCCCTCTCATTCCCGCGACCTGTCCTTCGAAGCTTCAGCGAAGGAGGAAGGCGGGAATCCAGACCTTTCCCGCGACCTGTCCTCCGAAGCTTCAGCGAAGGAGGAAGGCGGGAATCCACCCTTTTCGAGCCTTTTTAACGCTCGTTCCTCCCCGCCCTTCCAAACCCAGGGAAACATCCAATCAGGAAAGGGCAAAAAAACCTTGCTGAAGACCCGACTTTTCTTTAAAGTGTTTCTTTTGAAGGAAATAAAGAAGGATGCAGATGGAAAGGAGCCCTCATGTCTCGCGGCCAGTCGCTGATGCGCCAGTGGAACCTCTTGAAAGCCCTCCAATCCGTCTATTTCGGCATTGACAGCCAGGAACTGGCCCAGCGCCTCGAATGCAGCCAGCGGCAGGTCCTGCGGGACCTGAATATCCTCCGCGAACTGGGCTTTCCCATCACCTACGAAGAGCGGGATTTCGGAAAGCGTTTCTGGAAATTGAGCCGCCATTTCATCGAAAGCGACCGGCTTGTCTTTACCCCCACAGAACTCATCAGCATCTACCTAAGCCAAAAACTCCTCTCTCCGCTGTCCGGCACCCAATTCGGCGAAGGACTGGCCTCGCTTCTGGAGAAAATCAAGGCCATGCTCTCCCCCCGCACCCTCGAATACTTCTCCAGACTCGAAGAACACCTTCTGGTCAAAACCTCCGCCCTGAACACCTACGCCGCCCACGACAAAGTCATCCGCATCCTCACCCGCGCCGTCCAGGACTCCCAGACCGTCCGCCTCCGCTATCAATCCACCCGGCATCCCGAGCCCTACGAAACCCTCTATCAGCCCTACGGTCTGATTTTCTTCGACGGTGACCTGTACTGCATCGGCTGGATGCAGCGATACGAAGAAATTCGCACCCTCAAAGTCAGCCGCATTCAGAGCGCCGAATCCACCGGCCAATCCTTCCGCCGACCGGCCGACTTCTCCCTCGTCCGACACGTTCAGGACAGCTTCGGCATCTTCTCCGAACCCGCTGCACCGTGCAAAATCCGCATCCGTTTTAACGGCTGGGCCGCCGCCAACGTCCGCGAAACACGCCGACACCCCTCCCAAACCATCCTCGAAGACCAAGGAGACCGGCTGCTGGCCCAGTTTGAAATCGCCCCCAGTGCCGAGCTGATTCGCTGGATTTTAAGCTTCGGCTCCCACGCACAAGTCCTGACACCGCGTTCCCTCATCCGGCAGCTCGAAAATGAACTGCAGCGGATGCTGGAGCAATACACAGCGACCCAAAAAAATTAAAAATTTTTTCTCCCCGTCAAACCCCTATTCATAGATTGTTTTCCGAATCCAAAGCCCCAAAAATCGTAGGTCTGACCAGCCCTGTCATCCCCCTCCGCCTCCCCCAAAACAAAATCCCCTGACCAGCCCTGTCAGACCATCCCCATATTATCTTAAAGGAAGGCCGTGCTGTCTCTCAGTATTTCGAATGCAGAATCGAATGAAACAGGAGAAACCTAAATGAACGAAGAAGTCAGGGGAGTCCAAATTCTTGCCGATTTATCCGAAAAACTTCAAACCAGACCGCCGTTAACCTATCGGAATTTGACGCTGGTTCCGCTGGCCGGACTGAACGGCTCGGTCTCTTATCTGCTGGCCTCCGAAGCCATCGAGCAGGGGCTGCTGACAGTCCGGGAAGTCAGCACAGCAGGACAAGTTAATTCCCTGCGTGTCGAAAACAAAAGTCCGCATCGCATCCTTCTGCTCGACGGCGAAGAACTCGTCGGAGCCAAACAAAACCGTATTCTGAACACCACAATCCTTTTGGAGGCCCAAACCGTTCAGGATATTCCCGTCTCCTGTGTGGAGCAGGGTCGCTGGCATCACTGTCGGCCCGATTTTGCCTCCGGCGGCCTCTCGTTCCCCAAATTGCGGGCCTCAAAAACCCGCCGGGTTACCGAGTCGCTCTGCTCCATCGGACAACCCTTGGCCGATCAGGGCGAAATCTGGGACGAAGTGGACCATGCGCTCCAGGCATTTGAGCTCCATTCTCCAACCAAAGCGATGAAAGATGTGTACGACCGTCAAAAAGACAGCTGGGAGGATTTTACAAAAGCCCTCCCTTACCCGGAAGGAGCCTGCGGAGTGGCCGCAGCCATCTGCGGACGTGTGCTGATACTGGATGTTTTCGATAAGCCCGACACCCTGAAAAAAATCTGGCCGCGCCTCACCGCCGCCTATGCCCTCGAGGCGCTCCAGCAAAGAAAGGAACCCGAAAAACCGTTCGATGAAAAAAACGCCCGATTCTTTCTCGACGGCCTGAAACGATGCCAAACCCATCTGTTCAGGGCCGTCGGGCTCGGAGAGGAACTTCGCTTCCAGTCCGATGAGCTCTTCGGACAGGCCTTATGGTTTGAACAGTCCGTCATCCATCTGGCCTTATTTCCCAATGACGGACGCGAACACGGGCAAAGCCGAATGATGCCGCCAGCCTTCCGGCGGTCCCGGTACATGTACTAAGGCGTCAGCGTTCTCCTTGGAGATAGGCGGGGTGCAGAGAATGCTCGCGGCGAGGGGAGAATAGCGGCAGAAGGGCTTGGTAGGAAAGCCCCGGCTCTCTGCACAGCGGAGGACACTCGGCGGAAAGCCGAGGCGTCCTCCGCCTTGCCGCCGTTGACCGTTTGAATCAGGTACAATGCAACAAATGGATTTTCTTACGGATTGAAACAGCAATAGAACTTCAGCAAAGGAGCGGAATTATGACGGCAAAACAAACGCGTCCCCGATGGAAACAGCGGCTGCTGAAATGGCTGCTGAGCCCCAGGGAACTGGAATGGCTTCAGGAAGGACCTCAGGAAGTCCGTCACATTAACAGCGAACTGTACAAAATCTTCCATTGGCTCAAGTGGCTCAAAGAATACACCGACACCGTCGCCAACGAGGCGGAAGCCGACCGGTTTCTGTCGCTGGAGGCCTGGCTGGCAACTCGGCAGGAGTTTGAGGATGACCTGGACCCGGAGGAACAGGAGGAACTGCAGCGGCAGCTCGAACGCCAGATGGAAGAGCAGGAATGGATGCGCCGATTGGGCATGGATGAAATGTATGAGGCATTCAAGCGAGACCCTGAAAAATGGCACAAAGACTTCAATGACCGGCTCTATCCGTGGAAATCCTTCCAGGAAGTCTGGAAGCTTTGTCTGGAAAACTCGCATCGGCGGAGCATCGAACGGCTGCGGAAACAGCTGGGGTTTCCAAATCCCCTTCCTCCGTCCAAATCCGAAAAGCCGGCGTATTCGGTTGTTGAGGCAGACAACGCCCTGAATGCACTAAAACCTCAATCCGCAGAAAAAGACAAAACCTAACAGCACCTTCGGGCGGCAGGCGGAAAATAGCTCGTTTCCGCTTGCCGCCGGCCGCCGCAAACCGGACTCTAACCTTCTATGCCTTCTTTGCCGCCCTGCCTTCAGACAATCCCCGCTGGAAAGTCGAAAATTGGAAATCGGAAATAGAAAATTGGAAATGGAAACTCGAAAATCCCCCCACCCCTCCCCCGTCCACCTGCATCCCTGTATTCCTGTATTCTTGAATTCTTATCTCCCCGCCCCCGTCTCCCATCGCGCCCGGAGGGATTCGAACCCCCGACCTGCGGATTAGAAATCCGCTGCTCTATCCAGCTGAGCTACAGGCGCCGGATTGAAACGGCACTTTCCCCGCCTCAAACCCCGCAGGGGAAAACTCGCCGACTAAACCCATTATAAACCCCGCCGGCACAGCCGGTCAACCCTCAGCGCCGTTTGCCCGCCAGATACTCATTGATGGCCGCCGCCGCAATCCGCCCCTGCCCCATCGCCAAAATCACCGTCGCCGCCCCCAGCACAATATCCCCGCCCGCATACACCCCCTCCAGGGACGTGCGGCAGTTCTCATCCACCTCAATATTGCCCCATTTGTTGAATTTCAGCCCCGGCGTCGTCTGCTGCAGAAGCGGATTGGCCCCGTTGCCGATCGCCACAATCACCGTATCGACATCCAGCACAAACTCGCTGCCCGCAATCGGCACCGGACGCCGACGCCCCGACTCATCCGGCTCGCCCAGCTCATACCGCAGGCACTCCACACCGACCACCTGACCCTGCTCATTGCCCAATATCCGCTTGGGATTCTGCAGCAGACAGAATTCCACCCCTTCCTCTTTGGCGTGATGCACCTCTTCCACCCGCGCGGGCATTTCTTTTTCGCTCCGCCGATACACCAGATACACCTTTTCCGCCCCCAGCCGCACGGCCATTCGCGCCGCGTCCATCGCCACATTGCCGCCGCCGAAAACCGCCACCCGACGGCTGCGGGCAATCGGCGTGTCCGCCCCCCGGCCGAACTGATAGGCCTTCATCAGATTCGCCCGCGTCAGGTATTCGTTGGCGCTGTACACCCCGACCAGCTGTTCTCCCTCAATGCCCATAAACTTCGGCAGCCCCGCCCCCACTCCGATATACACCGCATCAAAGCCGTCCTCTTTCATCAGCTGCTCGATTGTCCGCGTCCGCCCCACGATAAAATTGCAGACAATCTCCACCCCCATCTTCCGCAGCGTCTCAATCTCCTTGTGCACAATCGCCTTCGGCAGACGAAACTCCGGAATTCCGTACACCATCACCCCCCCCGGCTTGTGAAACGCCTCAAAAATCGTCACCGAATGCCCCGCCCGCCGCGTATCCGACGCCGCCACAATCCCGCCGGGACCGGACCCGATAATCGCCACCTTCTGCCCTGTCGGTGCGGCCACCCGAGGTGTCTCGGCCCTGTCCGCCCCCCAATCCGCTGCAAACCGCTCCAGCCGGCCGATCGATACACTCTTCATCACGTCCTTGAATTTCAGCCCTACGGTGCATTTTTCCTGGCACTGCACCTCCTGCGGACACACCCGACCGCAGACCGCCGGCAAAAGCGAATACTCCTTGATTATCTCCAGCGCCTTGGCATAGTTGCCCGCCGCAATCTGTGCAATAAAAGCAGGAATCGGAATCCGAACCGGACAGCCCTCCACACACGGAGCCGTCGGACACTGAAGACACCGCAGTGCCTCCAGCCGCGCCTGCTCCTCCGTATAGCCCAGCGCCACTTCATTCATATTCGACCGCCGAACCACAGGGTCCTGCTGCGGCATCTCCTGCGGAGGAATCTCAAATCGCTCTTTTGTCTTCAATTGCCCGCTTCGCTGCTTTTCCAGCAGTTCCTGAAGTTTTTTAGACAGTTCGCTCACCGCAATCTCTTCAACTAATTTTGATTATTCTTTCTGTCAAAAACAATCTCATTCCCTCGGCCTTTTTCTCTCACACAAAGGCCTTTTTCTCTCCCGAGAAAGTTTTTGTCATTTCCGCGTAAAAATTTGTCATTCCCGCGTAAAATTTTGTCATTCCCGCGTAGGCGGGAATCCAGCCATATCCTTCTTGCGACTTGTCCTTCAAAGCTTCCGCGAAGGAGGATGGCGGGAATCCGGTCTTTCCCGCATCTTGTCCTCCGTGGCTCCAGGTCAAGGAAGAAGGTAAAAGGCATTCTCCGCTTGCGTCGGCTCTATCCCCGCGGCTCCAGCCCGATTTTGCACCGATGCTGCCGGTACTCTTCATACGCCCGCTGTTCCAGGTCCTTGTAGGCGGCCATGCGCTTCATCATCAAATCAAAATTGACCTGATGGCCGTCAAACTCCGGTCCGTCCACACAGACAAACTGCGTCTTGCCGCCCACTTCCACCCGGCATCCGCCGCACATCCCCGTCCCATCCACCATAATCGTATTCAGCGAAACCTGCGTGGGAATCCCGAAGGGGCGCGTCGTCTCGCAGCAGAACTTCATCATAATCGTCGGACCGATGGCAATCACAAAATCGGGCTTGGGCTCCCGCCGGCAGACCTCTCCCAGCGGCTCTGTCACCAGCGCCTTGCGCCCGTACGAACCGTCATCGGTCACCACAATCAACTCATCGCTGAACTGCCTGAATTCTTCCTCCAGAATCAGCAGCCCTTTCGTTCGCGCCCCCAGAATGCTCACAACCCGGTTTCCCGCTTTTTTGAGCGCCTCAGCTATCGGCAGAAGCGGCGCAATCCCAATCCCCCCGCCCACACAGACACAGACCCCGAACTGGTCAATATGCGTCGGCTTGCCCAGCGGTCCCGCTACATACCCCAGACTGTCTCCCTCCTTCAAATCCGCCATCTGAGCCGTCGCCTTGCCCACCCGCTGAAAAATCAGCCGAATCGTCCCCTTCGTCTCATCCGCTCCGGCAATCGTCAGCGGAATCCGCTCCCCGCCCTCCTCATCCACCGAGACAATCACAAACTGCCCCGGTTTCCGGGCTCGGGCTACATACGGCGCTTCCACCTCCATTTGAAAGACATGTTCTGACAACTGCTTTTTAGACAGGATGTTATACACACTCTAACCTTTTCTTATCCCCGGCACCATAAATAACAATCACTTATAATAAAACAGGGTTATCCTTATAATAGACAACCCCGTTCTTTTCAAGACATTTTTGGCTTGAAAAAGAAAAAAACCTACACACGGCCTCCTATCTCCATCAGGAGGCGTTCCATAACAGCCGGGGCCGAGGTTTTGCCTGTCTTAATCTGATAATCCGCTTCTCCGAGCTGAGCAAGAATCCAGGCCAACTGCCGCACAGAAAACGGCCTGAGCTGCTCAAAAAAAGATTTCTGGATTTTTTCCCAAACTCCGACCTCTTTGGCAGCCGCCGCTTCCGACACCCCCTTTTCCAGCAGACATTTGGCCGTAAAAAGCCGCCGAAAATGGTAGGCAAACGCCCCCACCACAGTGAACTCCGCCGACTTGTCCGACTCAAACATCACCCGAAGCCGCCGCAGTGCTTCGGCCGTATTCCTTTTCATCAGCACATCAATCACATCAAAGGCGCCAAACGTGCGGTTCTGCCCGACCAGTCGCTGAACCTGCTCCGGCGTTATGGTCTTCTGCTCACCGACAAAAACCGCCAGTTTCTCCACTTCACCGCAAATCGCCCCCGGCTCATCTCCCGCCAGCTCCACGAGCAGCTGAGCCGCCGGCAGCGTCAGCGTCTTTCCAAAATGACTCCGGCAATACTCACACGCAAATCGCGGCAGTTCCCACGCTTTGACTTCCGTCTCAATCAGCCCGCCCAGCTGAGCCAAACGTTTCACCAGCCGGGTCCGCGTATCCGCCTTGCTGACCGTTAAAATCAGAATCCCAGTCGGGCTCGGATGTTCCAGATACTCTTCGAGCCGCGCCCGATTCCGGGAAAAAAACTCGTCCGCATTCTGAATCAGTACCACCCGACGGCTCGCCAGAAAAGGCACCGTCCGCAGCTCATCCAGAACTTCTGCAATTTCAGGAGGTTCTTCCCCCGTCGGTTGCCAAAGTGCCAGCTGCCTTTCCTCCTCCGTCAGGAACTGCTCCGTCAACCGGCGGGCCTGGCGGGCATTTAAGAAGGAATCAGGTCCGGCAATCAGATACAGCGG is part of the Anaerohalosphaeraceae bacterium genome and encodes:
- a CDS encoding MarC family protein, with protein sequence MRDFWMVFVPLFVAVDAMGILPIYMGLVEGVSPAERRRVVKHSFFTALSVAVGFIFLGKGIFRFLGISVSDFMVAGGALLFIIATLDLTSGTKFARRVDTLGAVPLGVPLIVGPAVLTTSLMLVDVHGLAATLAAVLLNLVLAVGILLTAEFWNRLLGSTGSQALSKVASLILAAIAVMMIRRGLLGIFPGWGGGV
- a CDS encoding protein-glutamate O-methyltransferase CheR codes for the protein MTLIQPILDELVLTDEQFARICRMVYEHCGINLHEGKKELVRARLAKMLRKYHMKSYDEYIDFVLQDVGGKTFYEMIDQISTNLTSFFREPKHFEYLTQKFLPELIAKKQKIGRLRIRAWSAGCSSGEEPYSMAITLLESLPKNQTWDVRILATDISTRVLQTAQQGLYEAQRVAAVSADLKRRYLIPRKERNGEMYYEVASAARNILTFKYLNLMDPWPFRGPFDFIFCRNVMIYFDKPTQEKLVNRFWDILDVDGHFFTGHSESLTGIRHSFSYVQPTIYRKQ
- a CDS encoding dihydrolipoamide acetyltransferase family protein, with amino-acid sequence MAIEILLPRLGRTMEQAVIVAVHVQVGQKVSKGQVLADIETDKAAMQIESPADGTIRAVLVEPPVTLPVDTPLFVLTEDGRPIDPERLEKLKQQVQTARERVLEPAAPLAHSVSPADLLRIPEAPSLIRPQEAVKAFQTSGAVAPAQFKPGKKVPFTRWQAVVAQRMLLSKRQIPCFYLNLQVDVTELAQLRDTLKQKGNNLSYNDFLLKAAAVSLRRYPILTGRLGTDTIELAPQIDIGLAVASEQGVVAPVLRAVDTLSLPQISAAVEDLVTRARRNALRPEDLDGGSMTVSNLGGYGIDSFIPIVIPGQTSILGVGRIREQCVPDGNQIQIRKRMTLTLSVDHRIVNGAEAAQFLDHIKKLLEHPQELLDNP
- a CDS encoding chemotaxis protein CheD encodes the protein MMLTAVKKKNIVVQVSDARISADLDSVLVTYSLGSCVAVTLYDPAVPIGGMIHYQLPESSMDAARAQLEPFMFCDTGMDVLIQNLLRYGADKRRLIVKAAGGAAMKTGPQGFDIGKRNFLALRKALWKYSLLLKGQDVGGDQPRNFYLHLDDGTVIVKTGGIEKIL
- a CDS encoding chemotaxis response regulator protein-glutamate methylesterase yields the protein MPPAATETTKVLIVDDSAIVRKILSTQLGAHPSIEVIATAPDPYIARDKIVQLNPDVLILDVEMPRMDGVTFLKKLMKHHPMPVIIFSSLTPQGSKTAIEALASGAVEVLAKPGPSYSVGDACKHLCETILAIPKGRYPKPVATQAEPVKPLESASMLETTNKILAIGASTGGVQALTCVLSALPPDCPGTVVVQHMPAQFTRSFAERLNSECKVQVKEAADGDSVIPGRVLIAPGGYHMVLQRSGANYYVSIKDGPAVCHQKPSVEVLFNSVAKYAGPNAVGAILTGMGNDGAKGLLAMRQAGAHTIAQDEATCIVFGMPKEAIKLDAAEVVLPLDKIASALIQYAQN
- the rplU gene encoding 50S ribosomal protein L21 — its product is MRKTMYAIIEQGGKQYKVVQGDMLRIELTDAPADAQTIQLDKVLLVRDGDSIRIGEPYVKGAKVTARFQGTAEESVVKGPKLYPMYFRRRKNSKKKIGHRQKYQQVVIERIEA
- a CDS encoding aminotransferase class IV, producing MELAVLNENLLPLTEVPLDKMDRGLFFGDGVYEVLRSYHGRIFALEEHLARFERSAVEIQLGGFDIAQIRSRILEAFEKASFRTAKIYFHLTRGCELREHLPGPNLKPSFFLTVQELHDDPKKKEHGIRVCTHPDLRWKRCDIKSLNLLPNVLARMEADRKGCTEAVLVNDQGVITEGAGSAFFAVNGKEKTLYTHPLGPQILPSITRAVVLRIARDAGLTPVEQAVTPQQAAHMDELFLAVTTKDILPITQFDGNPVGTGRPGPCTAALVKKFQEYVAAYAQRP